The Paenibacillus sp. YPG26 genome includes a window with the following:
- the argC gene encoding N-acetyl-gamma-glutamyl-phosphate reductase translates to MSGDIIKAAIVGSTGYGGVELIRFLLEHPKVNIISVISASSSGAPITDGFPHLTNLVVQNLDGVDVQEIAAKADVVFTATPSGVSGKLVPQLVEAGLKVIDLSGDFRIKDGSVYEEWYKHDAPDDALLEQAVYGLSEIYGEKVKGEQLISNPGCYPTATLLGLIPALKAGWIDPATLIIDAKSGVSGAGRGTSLTAHYAEINENFKAYKINKHQHIPEIEQVLTDVSGSPVTVTFTTHLAPMTRGIMSTMYATLTGPRTNEDLIELYQQFYEGRRFVRIRPAGQWPATKEVFGSNYCDIGFAVDARTNRVTIVSVIDNVVKGAAGQAIQNLNLMMGWDETLGLKNAPVYP, encoded by the coding sequence GTGAGCGGAGATATTATAAAAGCAGCTATAGTCGGTTCCACCGGGTATGGAGGGGTGGAACTGATTCGTTTTTTATTGGAGCATCCAAAGGTAAATATCATATCGGTCATCTCGGCATCGAGCAGCGGAGCGCCGATTACAGACGGATTCCCACATTTGACGAACCTGGTTGTGCAGAACCTCGACGGAGTGGATGTGCAGGAGATTGCAGCCAAGGCGGACGTTGTCTTCACGGCAACCCCATCGGGAGTCAGCGGCAAGCTGGTGCCTCAGCTGGTTGAAGCCGGCTTGAAGGTCATTGATTTATCGGGAGATTTCAGAATCAAGGACGGTTCTGTATATGAAGAGTGGTATAAGCATGATGCACCTGACGACGCACTGCTGGAGCAGGCGGTGTACGGTCTTAGTGAAATTTATGGGGAGAAAGTCAAGGGTGAACAGCTCATCTCGAACCCGGGCTGTTACCCGACTGCGACGCTGCTCGGTCTGATTCCTGCGCTCAAGGCGGGCTGGATTGATCCGGCTACGCTCATTATCGATGCGAAATCGGGAGTATCCGGAGCGGGCAGAGGCACAAGCCTGACGGCCCATTATGCGGAGATTAATGAGAATTTCAAAGCCTACAAGATCAACAAGCATCAGCACATTCCCGAGATTGAACAAGTATTGACAGACGTATCCGGCTCGCCGGTTACGGTAACCTTCACCACTCATCTGGCACCGATGACACGGGGGATTATGAGCACCATGTACGCCACATTAACGGGTCCTCGTACGAATGAGGATTTGATAGAGCTGTACCAGCAATTTTATGAAGGCCGCAGGTTCGTACGTATTCGCCCAGCGGGGCAATGGCCGGCGACAAAAGAAGTCTTTGGTTCGAACTACTGTGATATTGGTTTTGCGGTGGATGCGCGTACGAATAGAGTCACGATTGTCTCTGTGATCGATAATGTGGTAAAAGGGGCCGCCGGTCAGGCGATCCAGAATTTGAACTTGATGATGGGCTGGGACGAAACCCTCGGGCTGAAGAATGCCCCGGTATATCCATAG